A genome region from Coprococcus phoceensis includes the following:
- a CDS encoding cupin domain-containing protein → MSIKMKNISQAEVLTLKEQISYQDGQVVSKTLAQNPAVSITLFSFAKGEEISTHASDGDAFVTCLDGVGKITIDGTEYLLHEGESIIMPAGHPHAVYGQEAFKMLLIVVF, encoded by the coding sequence ATGAGTATAAAAATGAAAAATATTTCACAAGCAGAAGTATTAACACTAAAAGAACAGATTTCTTATCAGGATGGGCAAGTTGTCAGTAAAACACTGGCACAAAATCCAGCAGTAAGTATTACCTTGTTCTCATTCGCAAAAGGGGAGGAAATCAGCACTCATGCGTCAGATGGGGATGCTTTTGTTACCTGCTTGGATGGTGTTGGAAAAATCACTATCGACGGTACTGAGTATCTGTTACACGAAGGGGAATCCATCATTATGCCTGCTGGACACCCTCATGCGGTATATGGACAAGAAGCATTTAAAATGCTTTTAATCGTTGTATTTTAA
- a CDS encoding ferredoxin, translated as MKSARVEQNLCIGCGLCCSVCDEVFRINEHGKAEAYQPSTNENQEVVQEAIDSCPVSAIVWND; from the coding sequence ATGAAATCTGCAAGAGTAGAACAGAATCTCTGTATTGGTTGCGGACTTTGCTGTAGTGTCTGTGACGAAGTTTTCCGCATAAATGAACATGGAAAAGCAGAGGCTTATCAACCGTCAACCAATGAAAATCAAGAGGTCGTACAAGAGGCTATTGATTCGTGTCCTGTGTCTGCAATCGTTTGGAACGATTAA
- a CDS encoding IS4 family transposase has protein sequence MSSISQNNSNEVALLDCVQKFFIKHHVGRLLKQCNGTKEKGVSSVSLLKYKMGNIFTGRSMYMQQKTGSFKEAFSKNTFYRFLNSTKTNWLRFTSLLAADIVKNDLKHLTDDSRKNVFIIDDSLFHRTSCKKTELGSKVFDHTGMNYKKGFRMLTVSWSDGNTLIPVNSCLLASSKESNIIGPVKAFDKRTLAGKRRKLAQTKAPEAMLTLLDTAVSAGLSAEYVLFDSWFSNPAQITALKSRGMDVIAMIKKSSRIKYTYGEDQLNIKEIYSRNKKRRGRSRYLLSVDVMVGKENPIPAKIVCVRNKANRKDWLAFICTDTSLSEEEIIRIYGKRWKIEVFFKTCKSMLNLIGECHSLSYDALTAHVAIVFTRYMLLAMEQRQNEDQRTLGELFFFLVDEMADITFYRSLSILMDAFMASLQELLKLSDEQLARFTADFESRLPEYLRNALHPLATVA, from the coding sequence ATGTCCAGTATATCACAGAACAATAGCAATGAGGTAGCATTACTTGATTGTGTCCAGAAGTTTTTTATCAAGCATCACGTTGGCAGGTTGTTGAAGCAATGCAACGGCACCAAAGAGAAAGGCGTTTCCTCTGTTTCTCTGCTTAAGTATAAGATGGGGAACATTTTCACTGGAAGAAGTATGTATATGCAACAGAAAACAGGTTCCTTCAAAGAAGCGTTTTCCAAGAACACCTTCTATCGTTTTCTGAATTCTACGAAAACCAACTGGCTCCGTTTTACATCACTTCTTGCTGCTGACATCGTGAAGAATGATCTAAAGCACCTTACTGATGACTCCCGTAAGAACGTGTTTATCATCGACGACAGTCTGTTCCATCGTACAAGCTGCAAAAAGACAGAACTGGGATCTAAAGTCTTTGATCATACGGGAATGAACTACAAGAAAGGCTTCCGTATGCTGACCGTAAGCTGGAGCGATGGGAATACGCTGATTCCTGTAAACAGCTGTCTCCTGGCTTCATCCAAAGAGTCGAACATCATCGGCCCTGTGAAGGCATTTGATAAGAGAACTCTTGCCGGAAAGCGTCGTAAGCTTGCACAGACAAAAGCTCCGGAGGCAATGCTTACACTCCTTGATACCGCTGTATCTGCGGGGCTTTCTGCAGAATATGTGCTTTTTGATTCCTGGTTTTCCAATCCTGCACAGATAACTGCGCTTAAGTCTAGAGGAATGGATGTCATTGCCATGATCAAGAAAAGCAGCCGCATCAAGTACACTTATGGTGAGGACCAGCTTAATATCAAGGAAATATATTCCAGGAACAAGAAACGTCGTGGCCGTTCCAGGTATCTTCTTTCTGTTGATGTGATGGTAGGGAAAGAGAATCCCATTCCAGCAAAAATCGTTTGCGTAAGAAACAAGGCCAATCGTAAGGATTGGCTTGCTTTCATATGCACAGATACATCGCTCTCCGAAGAAGAAATCATCCGCATCTATGGCAAACGCTGGAAAATCGAGGTCTTTTTCAAGACCTGCAAGTCTATGCTGAATCTGATTGGTGAATGTCATAGCTTATCTTATGATGCACTGACTGCTCACGTAGCAATCGTGTTTACCAGATACATGTTACTTGCAATGGAGCAGAGACAGAATGAAGATCAACGAACCCTAGGGGAACTGTTCTTTTTTCTGGTAGATGAAATGGCAGATATCACTTTCTACCGTTCACTTAGCATCCTGATGGATGCTTTCATGGCAAGCCTTCAGGAACTTCTGAAGCTTAGTGACGAACAGTTGGCTAGATTTACTGCTGATTTTGAGTCCAGACTGCCGGAATATCTGCGTAATGCACTCCATCCACTGGCTACTGTGGCATAA
- the hcp gene encoding hydroxylamine reductase: MEQKMFCYQCQETAGCKGCTMSGVCGKKPDVAAMQDLLVYVTKGISAVTTALRQEGKQVSAEINHLITLNLFTTITNANFDKESIEARIRATLTEKEVLLAQITDPSVLPEAAKWNGSGNWEEKAQTVGVLSTKNEDIRSLRELITYGLKGLSAYSKHANVLLKDDSEVDTFLQQALAATLDDNLNMEDLIALTMETGKHGVSGMALLDKANTEAYGNPEITKVNIGVGKNPGILVSGHDLRDLEMLLEQTQGTGVDVYTHSEMLPAHYYPAFKKYPNFIGNYGNAWWKQKEEFESFNGPILMTTNCIVPPKDSYKDRLYTTGAAGYPGCTHIPGEIGEQKDFSAIIEHAKKCSAPTEIETGDLIGGFAHAQVLALADQVVEAVKSGAIKKFVVMAGCDGRAKNREYYTEFAKALPKDTVILTAGCAKYKYNKLPLGDINGIPRVLDAGQCNDSYSLAVIALKLKEVFGLDDINDLPIIYNIAWYEQKAVIVLLALLYLGVKNIHLGPTLPAFLSPNVAKVLVENFGISGISTVEDDLKLFFETLAE, translated from the coding sequence ATGGAACAAAAAATGTTTTGCTATCAATGTCAGGAAACCGCTGGGTGCAAAGGCTGTACCATGTCTGGTGTGTGTGGAAAGAAACCTGATGTAGCAGCCATGCAGGATTTGCTGGTCTATGTCACAAAAGGAATTTCGGCTGTCACAACTGCACTACGTCAGGAAGGCAAACAGGTGTCCGCAGAAATCAATCATCTGATTACTTTAAACTTATTCACTACTATCACCAATGCAAATTTTGACAAAGAGAGCATTGAAGCGAGAATCCGCGCCACACTGACAGAAAAAGAGGTACTGTTGGCGCAAATCACAGATCCTTCTGTCCTGCCAGAAGCAGCAAAATGGAATGGCTCCGGCAACTGGGAAGAAAAGGCCCAAACAGTCGGCGTACTTTCCACAAAAAATGAAGATATCCGTTCTCTGCGAGAACTGATCACCTACGGTCTGAAGGGATTGTCTGCATACTCCAAGCACGCAAATGTGCTGTTGAAGGATGACAGTGAGGTGGACACTTTCCTTCAGCAGGCACTGGCTGCTACACTGGATGATAATCTCAACATGGAGGACTTGATCGCCCTGACAATGGAAACCGGAAAACATGGTGTATCCGGTATGGCTTTGCTGGACAAGGCCAACACGGAAGCCTATGGAAATCCCGAGATCACAAAGGTAAACATTGGCGTTGGAAAAAATCCCGGTATTCTGGTTTCCGGTCACGACTTGCGAGATCTGGAAATGTTGCTGGAGCAGACACAAGGAACTGGTGTGGATGTTTATACCCATTCCGAGATGCTTCCCGCTCATTATTACCCAGCATTCAAAAAGTATCCCAACTTTATCGGTAACTATGGTAATGCGTGGTGGAAACAGAAGGAGGAATTTGAATCTTTCAACGGTCCTATCCTGATGACAACCAACTGTATTGTTCCGCCCAAGGACAGCTACAAGGACAGACTCTACACCACCGGCGCAGCCGGATATCCAGGATGCACCCATATTCCGGGAGAAATCGGGGAGCAGAAGGACTTTTCCGCTATCATTGAACACGCCAAAAAATGCTCTGCACCAACCGAAATTGAAACGGGAGATCTCATCGGCGGATTTGCACATGCACAGGTTTTGGCTCTTGCAGATCAGGTTGTTGAGGCAGTAAAAAGCGGCGCGATCAAAAAGTTTGTAGTTATGGCAGGCTGTGATGGTCGAGCCAAGAACCGGGAATATTATACTGAATTTGCCAAGGCACTGCCGAAGGATACCGTGATCCTGACAGCTGGATGTGCGAAATATAAGTATAACAAATTGCCTTTAGGCGACATCAATGGTATTCCACGTGTTCTAGATGCCGGACAGTGCAACGACTCGTATTCTCTTGCTGTCATTGCATTAAAACTTAAAGAAGTTTTTGGTCTGGACGATATCAACGACCTGCCTATCATTTACAACATCGCATGGTATGAACAGAAAGCTGTTATCGTTCTGTTAGCGCTTTTGTATCTTGGTGTAAAGAACATCCATCTCGGTCCTACTCTCCCGGCATTTCTTAGTCCTAATGTAGCTAAGGTCTTGGTAGAAAACTTTGGCATTTCAGGAATTAGTACTGTAGAAGATGATCTGAAACTTTTTTTTGAAACACTTGCAGAATAA
- a CDS encoding plasmid mobilization protein: protein MSNQHKHPTISFRISDAERKQIEARILASGMMKKDYFVRSCIYNRICVVGKKETIYPLVQTVNALYLQLLEMQKAFTECCEHQTLNNLPTSDEIKELQTDYNNMLTAIINLLDGSKYLWEGEHHETK from the coding sequence ATGAGCAATCAACACAAACATCCAACTATAAGTTTTAGAATCAGTGATGCTGAACGCAAGCAAATCGAAGCCCGTATCCTTGCCAGCGGTATGATGAAGAAAGATTACTTTGTCCGTTCCTGCATCTATAACCGCATCTGCGTTGTCGGCAAGAAAGAAACCATATATCCTCTTGTACAGACTGTTAATGCACTATATCTACAATTACTTGAAATGCAGAAAGCATTTACTGAATGCTGTGAACATCAAACTTTAAACAATCTTCCCACAAGTGATGAAATCAAGGAACTGCAAACCGACTATAACAATATGCTTACAGCCATCATTAATCTGCTTGATGGTTCTAAGTATCTGTGGGAAGGAGAACATCATGAAACAAAATAA
- a CDS encoding UvrD-helicase domain-containing protein, whose protein sequence is MCENYHGANYELAKAEADKVDEKIIEALRDGHSFRVEAGAGSGKTYSLNRVIEWIQENMWSKYSRKKQNVVCITYTNAAVEVITERLSKDSFIIPSTIHSFAWNAIKQYQSYLVDVVTTDPDFLPDEGDFFKVNEVTYTLGHRYKENGVQYLYHDDVLKLFCKLLDNAKFRRVFSDKYPLILIDEYQDSYKPIIERFIKYFIAEKKSPQFAFFGDAWQTIYQSNKACGIIEHKNLEVIKKGANFRSSPRIVQLLNDIRPDLPQTSAIDNFQGEVVVITCEDYDGERRTDRNFQGELPPEELKIRLNKIFEEIKQNTADSDTLKILMITHKVLAAQQGYERLLSIINDGLRDKEDPFLLFFMDTVEPIYHALETLNMQLIFDTLGIKRYAITKKSEKEKWKIFQEKLREAREKRAIDVIEVINETKLIPFPPKLDGWYHLYRNAPGTIYSSNASIQAFLELDYTQFISAIEFLYPEALFSTEHGVKGEEYDNVIFVISRGWNIYQFETYAPMITGKASIPSGKQISFERNRNLFYVCCSRPRKRLFFFVTIPIDQTFKEFLMELVGKENYYTYSQWIMNKKISQKSNEK, encoded by the coding sequence ATGTGTGAAAATTATCATGGTGCAAATTACGAATTAGCAAAAGCTGAAGCTGATAAAGTAGATGAGAAAATTATTGAAGCATTACGGGATGGACATAGTTTTCGTGTTGAAGCAGGTGCGGGGTCAGGAAAGACTTATTCGCTTAATAGAGTCATTGAATGGATACAAGAAAATATGTGGTCTAAATATAGTCGAAAAAAGCAAAATGTAGTTTGTATTACATATACGAACGCTGCTGTAGAGGTAATCACAGAAAGATTATCAAAAGATTCATTTATTATTCCATCTACAATTCATTCGTTTGCTTGGAATGCAATCAAACAATATCAAAGCTATCTTGTGGATGTTGTAACAACAGACCCTGATTTTTTACCAGATGAAGGTGACTTTTTTAAGGTTAATGAAGTTACATATACTTTAGGACATCGATATAAGGAAAATGGAGTTCAGTACCTTTATCATGATGATGTTCTTAAGCTGTTTTGTAAACTATTGGATAATGCAAAATTTCGACGTGTATTTTCTGATAAATATCCTTTGATTCTGATTGATGAATATCAAGACTCATATAAACCGATTATCGAACGCTTTATTAAATATTTTATTGCTGAAAAGAAATCTCCACAATTTGCTTTTTTCGGAGATGCGTGGCAAACTATTTATCAATCAAATAAAGCTTGTGGGATTATAGAACATAAAAATTTAGAAGTGATAAAAAAAGGTGCAAATTTTAGATCTTCTCCAAGAATTGTTCAACTTTTGAATGATATACGACCAGATTTGCCACAAACATCTGCGATAGATAACTTTCAGGGTGAAGTAGTTGTAATTACATGTGAGGATTATGACGGAGAACGTCGTACTGATCGTAATTTTCAAGGCGAATTGCCACCAGAAGAGTTAAAAATACGTTTAAATAAAATCTTCGAAGAAATAAAACAAAATACAGCGGATTCTGATACATTAAAAATTTTAATGATTACACATAAAGTATTGGCTGCACAACAGGGATATGAACGACTTTTAAGTATCATTAACGATGGTTTACGTGACAAGGAAGATCCCTTTCTTTTGTTTTTTATGGACACCGTTGAACCAATCTACCATGCATTAGAAACATTAAATATGCAGTTGATTTTTGATACCTTAGGAATTAAGAGATATGCAATTACTAAAAAATCGGAGAAAGAGAAGTGGAAAATTTTTCAAGAGAAATTACGAGAAGCAAGAGAGAAAAGAGCAATTGATGTTATTGAGGTTATAAATGAAACAAAATTAATTCCTTTTCCACCTAAATTGGATGGATGGTATCATTTGTATCGTAATGCACCGGGAACAATATATTCATCTAATGCGTCAATTCAAGCATTTTTGGAGTTGGATTATACGCAATTCATTTCGGCAATAGAATTTTTATATCCTGAAGCGTTATTTTCCACAGAACATGGAGTCAAAGGGGAAGAATATGACAATGTTATTTTTGTCATTAGTAGGGGTTGGAATATCTACCAGTTTGAAACATATGCACCTATGATAACTGGAAAGGCTTCCATTCCGAGTGGGAAGCAGATTTCTTTTGAACGAAATCGTAATTTGTTTTATGTTTGTTGTTCAAGACCAAGAAAGCGGTTATTTTTCTTTGTGACGATTCCTATAGATCAGACTTTTAAAGAATTTTTAATGGAACTTGTTGGAAAAGAAAATTATTATACTTATAGCCAATGGATAATGAATAAGAAAATATCACAGAAATCGAATGAAAAGTAA